The DNA segment CCCACCCACGCGCGTCAGCCGTTGGTGTTGGAGACGTTCTCCTGGGCGGCGGCGTTGGCCTGCGCCTTGCGGCCGGCCTCCTGCAGCGCGTTGATGACCTGCTTGAGCGAGCTGGTGTGCTGACCGGTCCAGTCCGAGCGGAACGAGTCGGCGTCGGGGCCGGTCCACTGGGTGTTGTTGAGCGCCGTCGTGAGCTGGCTCAGGATCGACTCGATGTCGCTCGCCTTCGCGTTGAGCTGCGTGCTGAGCTGGCGGACCTGCTGAACGTCGAGACCCCACACTGCCATGATGTTCTCCTTCTGATTCCTGTAATCGTTTCCCGGTTCCGGATCCCCCGGGCCGGCTTGACGCCCCGCGTCGACTACGACGCTACGGGCGACGTCTCTCCTCGTACATGGGCATGTTTCCCCATCACCTGACCCATGCGACCTGCACCTTCTGCGCGCGCCCAGCGTCGATGAGGAAGCCTCTGCCGGGCGGGAAGTCCGCGCGCTTCACACGACCAAGCGGGGTGGAGAAGAGCATGTCGCCGTCCATCTCCCCTGGCGCGAGCACCAGCCCTCGCTTCGCGGCCTTGAAAGGCTGGCTGAGCGTGTACGCCTGAGACCAGGCAGAGCTCTCGGACTCGCCGATCGCGAACTGTTCCGCGCGCACAGCCGCCTTCACCAGGTCATTCACTGGCATCTCCGCCTCGGTTCCGCCGAAGTCGCCGACGGACGAGACGAGGATCGCCAGCTGCCCCGGGGCGAGGCGCCCCGAGGTGACATGCGTCAACAGACGCTCGGCGAGAGCGGCGGCACCCTCGGGGCTCGTCGCGAGGTCGTCCCAGCCGCCTGCTCGTGTCATCGCGTCCGCACGCGGGGCGAGCACCGCCACATGAGTGCCCGGATTGGCGCGCTTGAGGGCCCGGCCCATCGCCAGCATCGCTGACGTCCGACCCGACTGCGGCGAGCCCGCCACCATGAAGGCACCCGTCGTCGGCTTCGTCGCTGGACCGAGCGTGGAATCGAGAAGCCCGATCACCGGGGCGCCTTCGTGCGACTCGGGCAGCTCCTCGAGCGGCACCTCAGTGGGCAGCTTCGGTACGCCAGGAGCCTCAGCCACGCCCTGTCGCCGCATCGCCTCCGCAAGTCGACCGATCTGCTGGGCCTGGACAGACATCGATGAGTTTCCACCGAGCACTGCGAACTGCATCTCGTTGTCGCCAAGGATGGCCCGACCCGGGCTCGAGGTGCCGTCAAGAATGTCCTTGGGCACTCCGAGCATGATGTAGTCGTCCTCGGTCGCGCACCGCAGCACGAGGCGCTGCTGGAAGGTTGACGAGAGCGAGTGCGGCAAGGCGTTGCCGCGATCGCCTGTCACGATCACGTGCACCCCGACCTGGCGCCCGTCAACGGCGAGCTGCGAGAACACTCCGAACCACGAGGACTGGTGGGAGAACTCGTATGCGTCGCGGAAGGCGCTCATCCCGTCGATGAGAAGCAGGATGCGCGGCTCGTTCGGCCGGTTCGCGGCGGCGCGGTACTCGGTGATGGTCCCGGCAGACAACGCGGAGTACCTCGCGGATCGCTCCTCCACCATGTCGCGGAGCATCCGCAGCAGACGGACGATGCGCTCGTCATCGTCTCCCGAGATGATGGCGCCCACGTGGGGAAGGTCGTTGAGCATCCTCAGGCCCGATGCGCCGAAGTCGATGCCGTAGACCTGCACCGGCCCACCACGCGCGGTCAGCGCGGCCGACACGGCGATGGACCGCAGGGCCGTCGACTTGCCGGAGCCGCCAGAGCCGAAGATGGCCAGGTTGCCCACCTCATCGGGCTCGTAGAACACCGTCGGCTGTGCCTGGGCAGCGGGATCGTCGACGACGCCGAGCAGCAGGCGCTGGTCGACGCGCGGGTTAGGGAGCTTCGCGAGGTCGTAGGCCGACGCGAGCTCGGGGAGCCAGGGCTTGCGCGGCTCGCGGAGCTCAAGCCCAGTGGCCGCGGCGCGGATCACGAGTACGGCACGGGAGATGTCGGAGGGTCCATCATCCTTGTGCGAGGACGGGGCCTCGGGGACGTCCCATGCCTCACCCGGACCGAACGCCCGCTCCTCGATATCGATCCGCGGGGGCGGCGGCTCCGTACCCGTATGGCCGCCCGCGTAGGCCGCCTGGAACGTCGTGATGCGGCCCGGCCCGGTCTTCGCGGCAGCCCTGCCAGGGATGCCCGGATCGAAGTGCGCCGACATGGGGTCGCCCAGGACGTCGGTGGAGTCCTCGGTGTCTGCCATGCGCAGCGCCACGCGCAGATTGGTGTTCGCACGCAGGTTGTCCTTGATGACGCCGGCTGGTCGCTGCGTCGCGAGGACCAGGTGCAGGCCGAGCGAGCGTCCGCGCTGGGCGACGTCGACCACCCCGTCGACGAACTCCGGTACCTCCTGCACGAGCGCCGCGAACTCGTCGACCACGATGACAAGGCTCGGAGGCGCCTCGGGGTCGCGCATCTTCTCGAGCTCCGCGAGGTCCTTCGCTCCCTTCCGGTGGAGCAGATGCTCGCGGAAGCGCAGTTCGGCGCGCAGCGAGGTGAGTGCGCGCCGCACCAGGTGCGGCGACAGGTCCGTCACGAGCCCTACGGAGTGCGGAAGGTCCACGCAGTCCGCGAAGGCCGAGCCACCCTTGTAGTCCACGAAGAGGAAGGTCACCCGGTCGGGCGCGTGCGCCGCTGCCATGCCCAGCACCCACGACTGAAGGAACTCGGACTTGCCGGACCCGGTAGTCCCGCCGACCAGCGCGTGCGGTCCATGCGTCTTCAAATCGAGCTGGAACGGCTCGACGCCAGCGTGCCCGACGACGGCCCGCAGTGAGCTCGGCACCTTTCGCTTCGGCCGGGGCTCGCCCTCCTTCGGCGCCAGCGAGTCGCTCTGGCGCCATCTCTCGGCGACCGTCTCGGACTCGGACACGATCTCCGGCCCCACCAGGTCCACGAACGAGACGGTGCGCGGCAGGTCCGATTCGTCGGACACCGGGACGCCCGCATCGACAGCCGCAGCGAGCGACCTCGCTACCGCGTCCGCGGTGGCCGCGTCGAGGCTCTCCACCGCCACCTCGGAGATCACGTCTCCGCGGCGGACCCTGCCGGCAACGACGCCGTCGCGCGAGGACACATCCAGGTGAACACGGCACGCGGCGGGAAGCTGCGCGACGGTCCTCGCGCACCAGATCACATGCACGCCTACGTCGGCCCCGCGCTCGGCGAGCCGCGTTGCGCGGGCACGATCCACGGGCGCCCCCGCCTCGATCAGCACGAGCACAGAGGGCACCACCGGTGCCGTCCGGTCGGGCTCACGCTCCGGATCGATGCCGCCGCGCAGCGCGGCAGGCTTGCCCTCACCCCGCGCCTCCACCAGGCCTTCGAGCCTCGACAGCAGCGCACTCGCGCGCCCGGGCGACGACGCGAGATGCGTCTCGCCGCCGAGCGGAGAGTGGGACGAAGCGGTGTGCGGCATCCAGTCGAGCCAATCCCAGTCGGGGCGCGCGGGCTGCGGGATGATGGCTGCGCACACCACCTCGGCGGGCGAATGCAGTCCGAGGACCTGCGTCACCACGCCTCGCGCCACACCCGCGCGAACCCCAGGGTCTCCCGCGATGCCAAGCGCACCGTCGAGTCGCAGCTCCGCGAGCAGCGGCACCTGAGCGATCGTCGCGTACTCGGCCTTGAGGTCCAGCAGCGATCGCCAATACCGCGGCTCAGTGTCCTGAGTCGAAGGAAGGACGACCACGTCCCTGGAGGGAAGCGTCGCGATCCCGAGGCGAGGTGCCAGGAACTCGAAGTGCTCGGGTCGCCTGGTCCACAGGAGAGGGCTGCGGGTGGTCGCGGCGTCGAGGATCTCCTGAAGCGACGGCGCCTCCTGGACGCGCACCTCACGCTCGCGGTCGTGGCGCTCATTCATCATGCCGCGCGTGGCGTCGAGAGCCTCCTCGAACCGCTCGGCCTGCGCCTTCTGATTGCGACGCGACGTGACCTTGCCATCGACCCATGCGCCGACGACGAGCAGCGGGCTGAGCGCGATCATGACGACGCCGATCAGCTGGCGCGTCAGCGCGTACATCACGAGTCCCATGAGGATCGGGGCGAGGATCGCGAGATACGGGAAGCGCGACGGCTCCGGGGGCTTCGGAGGCTGTGGCGAGGGGATCTCCTCGCCAGGGAACCTTGCGACGACGCGTGGGGACCGGATGATGTCGACGCTCGGCGCCGCACCGGCCGACGTGGCCTGCCCTGCCTGCACGAGCACGACGAACGAGGTGTCGCCGATCGTCACGGGCTCGCCCGGCTGCACCGCTGCCCGCGCGACGGGGTCGCCGCTGACGAGCATCCCGTTGGCCGAGCCCAGATCCATGACCTCGATCGCCTCACCCACGTTGACGCGCGCGTGCCGCTTCGACACGAGCGGATCGGAGAGCACGATGTCGGCGTCGCGTGCGCGGCCCACGACCGAGGTGCCGCTGGGCAATGCGAACTGCTGCCCCTCGTCGGGCCCGGACACGACCCTCAGTACGGCGACGCCCGATCCCTTGGATCCGTAGGAGGCGCTCGGCTCGACGACCTGCACACGCGAGCCCGAGGTGATCCCGGACTCGACGAGCAGCGTGCCCGCGGGAACCTCACCGGCGCCCGCTCCCGAATCGGCCACGAGGGTGCGACCGGTCGCGTCGGTGACCGCGGAGGTGGGGTCCGCAGCGAGCAGCGCCGAGGCGACATCCCCCACCGTGGCGGTGCCATCGGCGGTGATCGAGACGTCGACGACGCTGCCGCCTGCGCGGTGATAGCTGACCTTGAGCCGCATTCTCAGCGACCTCCCTCAGTTGCGGTGGGGGCGGAGTTTCGGGCGCGCTCCTCATCGAGCGCGGGAAGATCGGATCGGGTCACGATGCGCGCGGCGATGGCGTGCTCCACGAGCCGTGCACGACGGTTCGTCGCATAGGCACTGCCTCCGCCGTGAAGCCCCGGCACGCCAGCGCGGGTGAGCTTGTCGCAGACGTTGTCGAGCTTGCGGTTGAAGCGCGTCACGGTCCAGCCAAGTCGTTCGGCGGCAGTGGCCGAGGTCGGGATGTCACTCATCGACACTCCTTCGCGGCGGAGCATCGGCTCCGCGAGCGCGACGATGATGACCTTCTGCGCGGGCGTCAGGATGACGTCCCCGAGCGTCGAAAGCGCGTCCTCAGCCACAAGGTGCGCCGACTCCTCGAAGGTAGGCGCCTCAGTGAGCAGCGTGAGCTCGTACGTGGTGGAGCCGGCGGTGAAGATCACGGACATCGCGCGGAACACGAGCGGGATCCTCGCGCCCGGCGCGAGCCACGCCTGGACGCGCCCCGAGCCGTCGGTGACGGTGGCAGACAGTCGCGAGCCGACGTTCTCAAGCCACCAGAGGGAGTCGGAGACGCGCAGGCGGAGCAGATGACGGTGCAGGAAGCGGTTGTCATCGATCGCGAGATCGCCCTCTCGCCCGATCACGAACTCCCGGTCGGGCCCGACGGTCTGCACCTCGCCCGCGAACTCCACTGCCACCGGTGCGGGTCGGCCGGTCTCCGCGACCGCGGGAGACGCGGGCGTCACGCGCATCCCTCCGCCGAGTCACCGATGCGGCCGGAGCCGCCCAGCACGCGCACCTCGATGCACCGACTGCCCTCGGCCTCGACGTCGAAGCTCGCCTCGGCGTCAGCGGTGCTCGCGTACCCATCCTCGCTGCCGACGACACGCCATTGGTAGGTGTCGCCGTCGCCGAGCTCGTCCGACGTCCACGTGAATGTCGCCGTCGTCCCGTCAACCACACCCGAGACGTCCTCGATGCCGGCGACGGATCCGAGGTCGACGACCTGCACCGGAGCCTCCGAGCCCGCGCCGTCCGGCTCCGACGCGTCCGCGCCGGCGTCGCCGCCACCCAGCGCCAGGGCCGCACCGATCCCTCCGCCGACGACGACCACGAGCGCAGCGGCGATGATCAGCGGCCTCCGCGACCGGGGCGGGGAGTCCTCCTCTCCCTCCTGCTCCTGCTCGACAGGCCCCGACGCGGGGCGGAGCACTGTCGAATCGACCGCCGCCGCCTCGGGCACCGAGCCCGCGGTGAAGCCTCCGCGCTGGGGTGCGCGCAGCACGGTCGCGCCCTCCTCGTCCGCGGCCTCCGCGGGGGGCGGAGCGATCGCCCCCCAGCTCGAGGCGCGGCGCGGCGCCAAGGTGGTGTGCGTATCGGCGGGGAGCGCGGACGTGAACGTGGGGGCGGTTGGCGGCGAGGTCGGATCGATGCTCTGAACCGCCCGCACGCGCGTGCGGCCGTCGTCTTCGTCGTCCTCGATGTCCTCCTCGATCGCGTCGTCGAGCACGTCGACGGGCGTCACGGACATCGACATCTCGGCCTGAAGCCGCTGGAGCGCATGCGCGAGCTCGAGCACCGACGCGTAGCGGTCCTCCGGCCGCTTCGCCATGGCCTTCGCGAGCACCGCGTTGAGCGCGGGGGGCGCATCGGCCCGCCGCAGCGGAGGAACGGGAGTCGACTCGATGCGATCCATGAGAAGCATCGCGGTGCTCGGCTCGCCGGGAACCTCGAACGGTGTGTGTCCGGCGAGGAGGGTGTAGATCGTGGCGGCGAGCGCGTACACGTCGGTTCGGGTCGAGCTGCGGGGCGGATCCTCGAAGGACTCGGGCGGGCTCCATGGGATGGACATCCCGACGGACTCACCCTCCGCGTCGACCTCGCCCGCGATGCCGAAGTCCGTCAGCGCCGGCCGGTTGTAGGCGGTCACCAGAATGTTCGCCGGCTTGATGTCGCGGTGCAGGATCCCCGCGCGGTGCGCCGTCTCGACCGCCCCCGCGACCTGGACGCCGATCCGGAGCGTCTCGGCGATCCCGAGAGGCTCCTTCCGGTAGCGCGCCTGAAGGTTCGGCTTGGGGCAGTTCTCCATGACGAGGTAGGGGCGGTTGTCCGCCGACATCCCCGCTTCGTAGATGGACACGATCGCTGGATGCGTCGACAGCTGGGCCATGAGGTTCGCCTCGGCTGCGAAGTTCTCCACTGCGCCGCTCGCCATCCGGTCCTTGAGCAGGACCTTCACCGCGACTTCTCGCTTAGGCATGTGCTGCTGATAGAGGAAGACGTCGGCGAAGCCGCCCGATCCGAGGAGGCGACGATGCTCGAAGCCCGGCAGGTCCGGTGGCGCCGAAGGCGCGCGGCGGGCGCTCATGCGAGGTCCTCGACAGCGACGGACACACCCTCGCCGAGATCCAGCGCGTCGCCGCTCAGAAGGATCGTCGGCTCCTGGGGATGCAGCCGCACCGGGTCCTTGCCTGGCCGGCGCAGCACCGTGCCGTTGGTGGTATCCAGATCAACCGCGAGCACCGCCGTGCCCTGCACGCGCAGCTCGAGGTGAGATCGCGAGATGTCCTGCTGGGGGCTCGGGACGGTGATGAGGTGCGGCACGTCGCCGGTGGACCGCATGGACTTGGGCCGCCGCCCCAGGATCACCGATCGATCGAGGGAGACGGTCTCTCCGGTGGAGACGACGGCACGGCCCACGCAGCCGGAGGTCG comes from the Demequina sp. NBRC 110054 genome and includes:
- a CDS encoding WXG100 family type VII secretion target; this translates as MAVWGLDVQQVRQLSTQLNAKASDIESILSQLTTALNNTQWTGPDADSFRSDWTGQHTSSLKQVINALQEAGRKAQANAAAQENVSNTNG
- a CDS encoding FtsK/SpoIIIE domain-containing protein, giving the protein MRLKVSYHRAGGSVVDVSITADGTATVGDVASALLAADPTSAVTDATGRTLVADSGAGAGEVPAGTLLVESGITSGSRVQVVEPSASYGSKGSGVAVLRVVSGPDEGQQFALPSGTSVVGRARDADIVLSDPLVSKRHARVNVGEAIEVMDLGSANGMLVSGDPVARAAVQPGEPVTIGDTSFVVLVQAGQATSAGAAPSVDIIRSPRVVARFPGEEIPSPQPPKPPEPSRFPYLAILAPILMGLVMYALTRQLIGVVMIALSPLLVVGAWVDGKVTSRRNQKAQAERFEEALDATRGMMNERHDREREVRVQEAPSLQEILDAATTRSPLLWTRRPEHFEFLAPRLGIATLPSRDVVVLPSTQDTEPRYWRSLLDLKAEYATIAQVPLLAELRLDGALGIAGDPGVRAGVARGVVTQVLGLHSPAEVVCAAIIPQPARPDWDWLDWMPHTASSHSPLGGETHLASSPGRASALLSRLEGLVEARGEGKPAALRGGIDPEREPDRTAPVVPSVLVLIEAGAPVDRARATRLAERGADVGVHVIWCARTVAQLPAACRVHLDVSSRDGVVAGRVRRGDVISEVAVESLDAATADAVARSLAAAVDAGVPVSDESDLPRTVSFVDLVGPEIVSESETVAERWRQSDSLAPKEGEPRPKRKVPSSLRAVVGHAGVEPFQLDLKTHGPHALVGGTTGSGKSEFLQSWVLGMAAAHAPDRVTFLFVDYKGGSAFADCVDLPHSVGLVTDLSPHLVRRALTSLRAELRFREHLLHRKGAKDLAELEKMRDPEAPPSLVIVVDEFAALVQEVPEFVDGVVDVAQRGRSLGLHLVLATQRPAGVIKDNLRANTNLRVALRMADTEDSTDVLGDPMSAHFDPGIPGRAAAKTGPGRITTFQAAYAGGHTGTEPPPPRIDIEERAFGPGEAWDVPEAPSSHKDDGPSDISRAVLVIRAAATGLELREPRKPWLPELASAYDLAKLPNPRVDQRLLLGVVDDPAAQAQPTVFYEPDEVGNLAIFGSGGSGKSTALRSIAVSAALTARGGPVQVYGIDFGASGLRMLNDLPHVGAIISGDDDERIVRLLRMLRDMVEERSARYSALSAGTITEYRAAANRPNEPRILLLIDGMSAFRDAYEFSHQSSWFGVFSQLAVDGRQVGVHVIVTGDRGNALPHSLSSTFQQRLVLRCATEDDYIMLGVPKDILDGTSSPGRAILGDNEMQFAVLGGNSSMSVQAQQIGRLAEAMRRQGVAEAPGVPKLPTEVPLEELPESHEGAPVIGLLDSTLGPATKPTTGAFMVAGSPQSGRTSAMLAMGRALKRANPGTHVAVLAPRADAMTRAGGWDDLATSPEGAAALAERLLTHVTSGRLAPGQLAILVSSVGDFGGTEAEMPVNDLVKAAVRAEQFAIGESESSAWSQAYTLSQPFKAAKRGLVLAPGEMDGDMLFSTPLGRVKRADFPPGRGFLIDAGRAQKVQVAWVR
- a CDS encoding serine/threonine-protein kinase; amino-acid sequence: MSARRAPSAPPDLPGFEHRRLLGSGGFADVFLYQQHMPKREVAVKVLLKDRMASGAVENFAAEANLMAQLSTHPAIVSIYEAGMSADNRPYLVMENCPKPNLQARYRKEPLGIAETLRIGVQVAGAVETAHRAGILHRDIKPANILVTAYNRPALTDFGIAGEVDAEGESVGMSIPWSPPESFEDPPRSSTRTDVYALAATIYTLLAGHTPFEVPGEPSTAMLLMDRIESTPVPPLRRADAPPALNAVLAKAMAKRPEDRYASVLELAHALQRLQAEMSMSVTPVDVLDDAIEEDIEDDEDDGRTRVRAVQSIDPTSPPTAPTFTSALPADTHTTLAPRRASSWGAIAPPPAEAADEEGATVLRAPQRGGFTAGSVPEAAAVDSTVLRPASGPVEQEQEGEEDSPPRSRRPLIIAAALVVVVGGGIGAALALGGGDAGADASEPDGAGSEAPVQVVDLGSVAGIEDVSGVVDGTTATFTWTSDELGDGDTYQWRVVGSEDGYASTADAEASFDVEAEGSRCIEVRVLGGSGRIGDSAEGCA